A stretch of the Geovibrio thiophilus genome encodes the following:
- a CDS encoding FeoA family protein, with translation MEVLLRNMKVNQKGTVIRINCEGEVCRRIRDIGISVGAEVFVTGRAPLYDPVALKVNDTVVTLRNSEADNIYVEVKG, from the coding sequence TTGGAAGTCTTACTAAGAAATATGAAGGTTAATCAGAAGGGCACAGTAATCAGAATAAACTGTGAAGGCGAGGTTTGCCGCCGTATCCGGGACATAGGCATTTCTGTGGGTGCGGAAGTTTTTGTTACAGGCAGAGCGCCCCTGTATGATCCGGTTGCGCTGAAAGTTAACGACACTGTGGTTACACTCCGCAACAGCGAAGCGGACAATATCTACGTTGAAGTAAAGGGGTGA